Proteins found in one Carcharodon carcharias isolate sCarCar2 chromosome 8, sCarCar2.pri, whole genome shotgun sequence genomic segment:
- the LOC121281416 gene encoding glutaredoxin domain-containing cysteine-rich protein 2, translating into MEELCSKISKKLEPKPRKVRFRISSSYSGRVLKQVYEDGSESEEPEDEGPHRSLKTQLSEGFEIGRAKAQERWDPSYSSSTRLLAQRINVFRDGDRFCMTGGQNLFPDLTATRSKPSTILNFGKIIIYTSNLRIIKAPLTQKQLLSKLLQTQLKSENTANLDGKGEADENSEKQLGTAEVGESQPTCLQCDGAGCVPCSLCHGSKLSMFANRFKESFRAIRCPGCNENGVQPCQTCAH; encoded by the exons ATGGAGGAACTCTGCAGCAAAATAAGTAAGAAGCTTGAACCCAAGCCCAGAAAAGTGAGATTCCGGATCTCCTCCTCTTACAGTGGCCGTGTCCTGAAGCAGGTTTATGAGGATGGATCGGAGTCAGAGGAACCTGAGGATGAGGGTCCCCATAGGTCGCTGAAAACACAACTGAGTGAGGGGTTTGAAATAGGCCGCGCTAAAGCACAGGAGCGTTGGGACCCATCTTACTCTTCTTCAACACGCTTATTAGCACAAAGAATAAATGTgttcagagatggagacaggttTTGCATGACAGGCGGACAGAACTTATTCCCCGACCTAACTGCAACCCGTTCCAAG CCATCAACAATACTGAATTTTGGGAAAATTATCATCTACACCAGCAATCTAAGGATCATAAAGGCACCGCTGACTCAGAAACAGCTCTTAAGTAAACTTCTCCAAACTCAGCTGAAATCTGAAAATACAGCAAACCTGGACGGAAAGGGAGAGGCTGATGAAAACAGTGAAAAGCAGTTAGGGACAGCTGAG GTAGGTGAATCGCAACCCACGTGCCTACAGTGCGATGGGGCAGGATGCGTCCCTTGCTCTTTGTGCCATGGAAGCAAACTGTCAATGTTTGCCAACCGATTCAAGGAATCATTTCGAGCCATACGATGCCCAGGATGTAACGAGAACGGAGTACAGCCATGCCAGACCTGTGCCCATTGA